From a region of the Triticum aestivum cultivar Chinese Spring chromosome 7D, IWGSC CS RefSeq v2.1, whole genome shotgun sequence genome:
- the LOC123166513 gene encoding B-box zinc finger protein 20: MRVQCDVCGLEPAAVLCCADEAALCSPCNRRVHRANKLAGKHRRLTLLQPSPAANDAAAPLCDVCKERRGLVFCVEDRAILCADCDEPIHSANDLTAKHSRFLLVGAKLSADPVDQEIPSPDGSSVEQDDCSASAAEEAPAVHDASHAGGGGGGGGGSSISDYLTNICPGFEVDELLFDDAAFVAKQKGRDEQVPFMDADLFDVVAAERPGKRGAWAPHVPHTPAPAWGLEEFPAAMVAPAAAAKAKQGHVREWYHSDSDSDVFAVPEITSPPAKRARPSSFWCL; this comes from the exons ATGCGCGTGCAGTGCGACGTGTGCGGCCTCGAGCCGGCCGCCGTGCTCTGCTGCGCCGACGAGGCCGCGCTCTGCTCCCCCTGCAACCGCCGCGTCCACCGCGCCAACAAGCTCGCCGGCAAGCACCGCCGCCTCACCCTCCTCCAGCCCTCCCCGGCCGCCAACGACGCCGCCGCGCCGCTCTGCGACGTCTGCAAG GAGCGGAGGGGGCTCGTGTTCTGCGTGGAGGACCGGGCGATCCTGTGCGCCGACTGCGACGAGCCCATCCACAGCGCCAACGACCTCACGGCCAAGCACAGCCGCTTCCTCCTCGTCGGGGCCAAGCTGTCCGCCGACCCCGTGGACCAGGAGATCCCCTCCCCGGACGGAAGCTCCGTCGAGCAGGACGACTGCTCGGCCTCGGCCGCCGAGGAAGCCCCTGCAGTTCACGACGCCAGCCAcgccggtggaggaggaggaggaggaggaggaagcagcaTTTCAGACTACCTCACCAACATCTGCCCCGGCTTTGAAGTCGACGAACTCCTCTTCGACGACGCCGCCTTCGTCGCC AAGCAGAAGGGGCGCGACGAGCAGGTGCCGTTCATGGACGCCGACCTCTTCGACGTGGTCGCCGCCGAGCGCCCGGGGAAGCGCGGCGCATGGGCGCCCCACGTGCCGCATACGCCGGCGCCGGCCTGGGGCCTGGAGGAGTTTCCGGCCGCTATGGtggccccggcggcggcggcgaaggccaAGCAGGGGCACGTGCGGGAGTGGTACCACAGCGACAGCGACAGCGACGTGTTCGCCGTGCCGGAGATCACGTCGCCGCCGGCCAAGCGGGCGCGGCCGTCGTCGTTCTGGTGCCTGTGA